AGTACGCCTCGCCGCCGGGCAGCCAGGCGACGGGGGAGTAGCGCGTGCGGTCGACCGGCCCGTCGACGGTCTCGCCGGTCGTCACGTCCAGCACCCGCAGCAGGCTCTCCTCGGTGCCGCCGTGCGAGAGCTGGTACGCCAGCAGCGCGCCCTCCTTGCTCGGCTGCCACGCGTCCAGCGTCGTCGTGCCCGCCGGGTCCACCGCGATGGGGTCGACGAGCACGCGTTCGGTGCCGTCCGGCTCGCGCACCAGCAGCACCGCGTGCTCCTGGTCCGGCTCGCGCCGCGTGAAGAACGCGCGCCCCTGCCGCCACGCGGGCGCGCCCACCGACCCGGACCGCAGCAGCTCCGCGATCCGCGTCGCGAACCGCGTGCGCGCCGGCTCGTACCCCGCCACCGCCCGCCGCCACAGGTCGTCCTGCGCCGCCGACCACGCGACCGTCGCCGGGTCGTCCGCGTCCTCCAGCCAGCGGTACGGGTCCGCGACCGCGTGCCCGTGCAGGTGGTCGACCAGGTCCAAGCGGGTGGCGTCCGGGTACTCCATCCGCCGAACCTACCGGCCACACTCGCCTCGCCTCCGCGACGGAACGCAACCGTGACCGCCTACCGTGCGTCGTCGCCGTGTGACACTCGGACGCGTGGGCACCGACCGGCCGCGCCTGTACGCGCTCGCCGTCGCCGCCGCGGTGATCGCGGCGACCGGCGGCGTCGTCGTCGCGCGCCGCGTCGCGGTCACGCCCGCCGCCGCGCCCGCGCCGCTCGCCGCGCCGGTGGCGCAGGCACCCGCCGCGCCCTCGCCTTCGGTGTCGTCGTCGCCGCCCGCGACGCGGCCCCCGGTGCGCCGGCCGTCCGCGCGCCCCGCCCGCGCGCTGCCGTACGCGCTCCCGGCACCGCCAGCCCCGCCCACCGGCTGCCCGCCGCCGCCCCGCAAGCCGGCCAAGCCGGTCGCGCCGTGGCGGCCGTCCGTCGTCGTGCCGGAGTCGGCACTGCCCGCCGCCCTGCCGCCGTTGACGCGCAGCCCGTCGCTCGCGGCGTTGCGCGGCAAGGGCATGTGGACCTACCAGTGGGCCGAGACCGAGGGCGGCTCCGCGGCCCGGGTCGTCGCGCGCGCCAAGGCCGCCGGGCTGACCCAGCTCTGGGTGCGCACCGGCTCGTCGCGGTCCGGCTTCTACGCCGCCCCGGAGCTGCGCGCGCTGCTGCCGCGGGCGCACGCCGCCGGCATCCGCGTCGTCGCCTGGGACTTCCCGTACCTGTACGACCCCGTCGCCGACGCGGCCCGCGCCGCCGAGACCCTCGCGTTCACCGCGCCCGGCGGGCACCGGATCGACGCGTTCTCGCCCGATGTCGAGTCGCCGAGCGAGGGCACCCAGCAGACGCCGCGCCGGCTGTCCGTCTACCTCGGCCTGGTCCAGCGCGCCGCCGACACGCGCCCCGTGGTGTCGACCGTGCCGCACGCGAACGACCACTGGTGGCGGACCTACGACTACAAGACCCAGGTGCCCTACGTCGACGCGTTCGCCGTCATGGCCTACTGGGGCTGCGTCGAGCCGGGCCGCGAGGTCGCGCAGTCGGTCGCGCGCCTCGCGCCGCTGGGGCGCCCGCTGCACCTGATCGGGCAGGCGTTCGACCTCGGCCCGTACGGCGGCCGCGCCGGCGACCCGCGCGGGCGAGAGGTGTGGCGCTTCGCCGACGTGGCGAAGCGCTCGGGCGTCATCGGCGCCAGCCTCTACGTGTGGCAGTACGCGACGCGCGAGCAGTTCGCCGCGCTCGGCGCGTACCCCTGGCGCTGACGCGGCCTCTCGCCGTGGGGCCGGGCTGCCGGCCGCTGCGTCCACAGGGTCCCGGGCGTCGTCCACAGATCTCGTCCCGCCGCGCCTTTCTGTCGCACCGCCGCGCCATGCTGGTCCGCGTGGAGGTGATGCGGCGATGTGGGAGGTCGACGTCGACGACCGGCCGCGCGAACGGCTGTTCCGCGAGGGCGCGCGCCGGCTGAGCGACGCCGAGCTGGTGGCGCTCGTGCTGCGCAACGGCCGGCCCGGCCAGAGCGCGCTCGAGCTCGCCCGCGTGCTGCTGGGGACGCAGCGCGACCTGACCGGGCTGGCGGCGGCGCGGTCGGACGTGCTCGCCGACTTCGTCGGCATGGGGCCGGCGAAGGCCGCGGCCGTGGCGGCGGCGTTCGAGCTCGGCCGGCGGACGACCGAGGTTGCGGAGGCGGTGCCGCTCCGGCGCGCGGAGGACGTGGTCGCGGTGGCGCGGCGCGAGCGCGCGCGGGTGCCGGGCGACGCGCTGCTGCTGCTCCTCGCCGACTTCGCCAACCGCGTCCGGTGGACCGTCCTGCTCGCCACCGGGCTGCTCGGCCGCGCGACCGGCACGGTCGGGCGCGTCCTCGACACGGTGCGCGCGCACGGCGCCGAGTCGTTCGCGCTGGCCCGGCTCGTGCCGGGAGCGGTCGAGGTGCTGCCGGTGGACGAGGAGCTGGTCCGGCGGCTGCGCACGGCCTCGCGGGCCGCCGACCTCCGGTTCCTCGACTACGTCGTGGTCGGCGAGGCGGACTGGCGCGGGGTGGTCGCCGAGCCGCCGCTGGTGCCCGACCACCTGCCGCCCGGCGGGCTGCCCGCGCGCGGCTACGACGTCCGCGCCGGGCCGCTCTGACCCGTCCGGGCGCCGTTCGTGGCGTCCCCCCGGCTACGCGCCGTCGCCGTCCTCGACGTCCACGGCCGCGCGGCCGGCGAGCCGCGGCCGCAGCCAGGCCAGCACCTCCAGGTGCGCCGGGTGCTCCGCGTACGCGCGCAGCGCGGCCGGCGAGTCGTGCGTCGTCGTCAGCCAGAGGTCGGAGCAGCCGTCGAGGCCGAGCGTGTCCAGCGTCACGCGCATCGTGCGCAGGCTCGGCACCTGCCCGGCGAGCGACTCCAGGCGGCGCTTCGCCTCGGGGGCGTCGGCGCGGTCGGCGAACTTCATCAGGACCACGTGCGTGACCACGGTGCCTCCTCGTCCGCGGGCGACCGGTCGCCGGGGCGCGGGCCCGGGTGCGTCCTCTTGGTGCGCGCCGGCGCGGCGCGTCGCCGTTGCCGGCGGGAACGCCGTCGCCCCCACCGTCGCCGTCGGCGAACGCCGTGGCGGCTCGGAACGTCGTCGCCGCCCGGAACGTCGTCGCCGCCCGGAAGGCCGTCGCCGTCTCGAACGTCAGCGGCGCCGGGCGCGGACCCGGCGCCGGTCGACGGCTACTTCTTGTCCTTCTTGGGCTTCTTGGTCTCGCGTCCGCCCTTGTCCTTGCTGCCCACGGCGCACCTCCTCGTCCGCGCGGGCACCGTAGCGCGATGCGCGGGGCGTGTGCAGCGCGTTTGCCGCAGTGCGTGCGACGATGTGCGCCGCCCGACGACCGGAGGGGGCTCACGTGCGGCTGCGACTTCTCGTGCTCGGCGTGCTCGCGGCGAGCACGCTGGGGGCGTACCCCGCGTCCGCCGCGCGCGACTGCAAGGGCCTGCCCGCGCACAGCGCGCTGCCGGTCGTCGACGCCGCGAACGTCATCCCGCCCCAGGCGGAGGCGTACCTGAACGCCGACGTCGTACGGTTCCGCGTCGAGGGGCACGAGTCGATCGTCGCGGTCGTCGTGCCGACGCTCGGCGGCGACGACGTCGCGTCGTACGCGAAGCGGATGTTCGACTGCTGGGGCATCGGCAACGCGGACTCCGACAACGGCATCCTCGTGCTGGTCGCCATGCGCGAGCACCGGTCGCGGATCGAGCTCGGCGCCGGGCTCGAGGGCGACGTGTCGGCGGAGGACCTCGACCAGGCGCTCAGCGCGATGGTCGCGCCGTTGCGCGCCGGAGACGTCGGCGGCGGCCTGCGCGCCGCCGCCGAGGCGCTGGCCGCCGACCTGGGGGCGACGCTGCCGGACACCGCGACGTTCGTCAGCGGGGGCGGCGCCGGCGGTGGCGACGCGACGGACGCGGTCGGCTCCGGCGGCGCGCCGTTCGCCGTGCCGTCGCAGTACGCGTACCCGAACTCCTCGCCGTTCCGCGGCACCGACTCCGGCACCGGGTTCGCCGTGCTGGTGCCGATCATCATCGTGCTCGGCGTGCTGATGACCCTGGTGCGGGCGTTGCGGGGCGGGTTCGGCGGTGGCGGCGCGTCGACGTGGCGGGGCGGGTTCCCCGGGTACGGCGGCACCGGCTGGGGCTCGCCGTCGCTGCTGCACCGCGGCGGGTGGAGCGGCTGGGGGTCGGACGACTCCGGGTCGTCGTGGTCGTCCGGGTCGTCGTTCTCGTCCGGTTCGTCGTCCGGCGGAGGGAGCAGCGGTGGCGGCAGCAGCTTCGGCGGCGGTTCCAGCGGAGGCGGCGGGGCCAGTGGTTCCTGGTAAGCCGCTCAGCGAACGCCAGCGCCGCCGCGTCGCGCGCGCCGTTCGCGCCGCCGAGGACTGGACCGGGCTCCAGCTCTGCGTGTACCTCGGTCCGACCGAGGACGACCCGCTCGCCCACGCGCACGCGTTGATGGCGGAGCTCGGCCTGCACGAGGAGCCGGCCGTGCTGCTGCTCGTCGCGCCGCAGGCGCGGCGGCTGGAGAT
The DNA window shown above is from Mycobacteriales bacterium and carries:
- a CDS encoding Dabb family protein — its product is MVTHVVLMKFADRADAPEAKRRLESLAGQVPSLRTMRVTLDTLGLDGCSDLWLTTTHDSPAALRAYAEHPAHLEVLAWLRPRLAGRAAVDVEDGDGA
- a CDS encoding UPF0758 domain-containing protein, whose translation is MWEVDVDDRPRERLFREGARRLSDAELVALVLRNGRPGQSALELARVLLGTQRDLTGLAAARSDVLADFVGMGPAKAAAVAAAFELGRRTTEVAEAVPLRRAEDVVAVARRERARVPGDALLLLLADFANRVRWTVLLATGLLGRATGTVGRVLDTVRAHGAESFALARLVPGAVEVLPVDEELVRRLRTASRAADLRFLDYVVVGEADWRGVVAEPPLVPDHLPPGGLPARGYDVRAGPL
- a CDS encoding DUF5130 family protein, which encodes MVPGKPLSERQRRRVARAVRAAEDWTGLQLCVYLGPTEDDPLAHAHALMAELGLHEEPAVLLLVAPQARRLEIVTSPAAAERISDYEARLAALSMSASFGVGDVAGGIVEGVRLLAQAAGPGTRTGADLPDVLDAAAR
- a CDS encoding TPM domain-containing protein gives rise to the protein MRLRLLVLGVLAASTLGAYPASAARDCKGLPAHSALPVVDAANVIPPQAEAYLNADVVRFRVEGHESIVAVVVPTLGGDDVASYAKRMFDCWGIGNADSDNGILVLVAMREHRSRIELGAGLEGDVSAEDLDQALSAMVAPLRAGDVGGGLRAAAEALAADLGATLPDTATFVSGGGAGGGDATDAVGSGGAPFAVPSQYAYPNSSPFRGTDSGTGFAVLVPIIIVLGVLMTLVRALRGGFGGGGASTWRGGFPGYGGTGWGSPSLLHRGGWSGWGSDDSGSSWSSGSSFSSGSSSGGGSSGGGSSFGGGSSGGGGASGSW